In Thauera sedimentorum, a single genomic region encodes these proteins:
- a CDS encoding ABC transporter substrate-binding protein, whose protein sequence is MRHRLAALLLAAAPLAAAAAGPLPRVMSTNLCADVLLLSLADPAQIVSVSLKSQDPARSSLAARAAHFAANSGSAEEVIAARPDVVLASRRWQARHQQALFARHGIAIVTVPFPNDWDGIFASTRKVGEAIGRGAAAEALVGEVQARLAALRGDATRPSALYLRPNGGTAGAGTHVDAVLQAAGLANHAAANGRQGWGRAALEEVVANPPELLVTSQMVHDGAYARAGLSRHPQMREVAATRPTLALTHNDWGCSNWQLVEAAEELAAGLRRVTSKEAHR, encoded by the coding sequence CCGCCCTGCTGCTGGCTGCCGCGCCGCTCGCTGCGGCGGCAGCCGGCCCGCTGCCGCGGGTGATGTCCACCAATCTGTGCGCCGACGTGCTGCTGCTCTCGCTCGCCGACCCGGCGCAGATCGTCTCGGTGTCCCTGAAAAGCCAGGACCCGGCGCGCTCCTCGCTCGCCGCGCGCGCCGCGCACTTCGCCGCCAACAGCGGCAGCGCCGAGGAAGTGATCGCCGCACGGCCCGACGTGGTGCTCGCCTCGCGACGCTGGCAGGCACGCCACCAGCAGGCGCTGTTCGCCCGCCACGGCATTGCGATCGTCACCGTGCCCTTCCCCAACGACTGGGACGGCATCTTCGCCAGCACGCGCAAGGTGGGCGAGGCCATCGGCCGCGGCGCCGCCGCCGAGGCCCTGGTCGGCGAGGTGCAGGCACGGCTGGCCGCCCTGCGGGGCGACGCTACACGCCCGAGCGCGCTCTACCTGCGCCCCAATGGCGGCACCGCCGGCGCCGGCACCCATGTGGACGCGGTGCTGCAGGCCGCCGGCCTCGCCAACCACGCCGCCGCGAACGGGCGCCAGGGCTGGGGCCGCGCCGCGCTGGAAGAGGTGGTCGCCAACCCGCCCGAACTTCTGGTCACCAGCCAGATGGTGCACGACGGCGCCTACGCGCGCGCCGGCTTGAGCCGCCATCCGCAGATGCGGGAGGTGGCCGCCACCCGCCCGACGCTGGCGCTCACCCACAACGACTGGGGCTGCAGCAACTGGCAGCTGGTCGAGGCCGCCG